In the Streptomyces formicae genome, one interval contains:
- a CDS encoding LacI family DNA-binding transcriptional regulator yields MQGKRSPARRPTMKDIARRAGVSESAVSFALNDRPGVSDVTRDRVRRVAEQLGWRPSTAARALSGEGSATVGLVVARPAATLGVDSFFLQLISGIQEVLAERHLGLLFQVVEDVAAECAVYRHWWAEHRVDGVLVVDPRTDDPRPALLDELGLPAVVTGGVPDPEAGHPGLSTVWADDAGAMASVVGHLHALGHRRIVHIAGLEGLAHTERRIRTLRAEAAGRGLSGVRSVTTDYSDAEGAAATRRVLEAAEPPTALVYDNDVMAVAGVAAATSLGFAVPDDLSVVAWEDSALCRMVHPWLTALSRDTVAFGRSAARELLALLDDGPAATVQVPLPRLIERESTGPVRG; encoded by the coding sequence GTGCAAGGCAAGCGGTCACCGGCGCGCAGGCCGACCATGAAGGACATCGCGCGCCGCGCCGGGGTCTCCGAGAGCGCGGTCTCCTTCGCGCTCAACGACCGCCCCGGCGTCTCCGACGTCACCCGTGACCGGGTGCGCCGGGTCGCCGAACAACTGGGCTGGCGGCCCAGCACGGCGGCGCGCGCCTTGTCCGGCGAGGGCTCGGCGACGGTGGGCCTGGTGGTGGCGCGTCCCGCGGCGACGCTGGGCGTCGACTCGTTCTTCCTGCAACTGATCTCGGGCATCCAGGAGGTGCTCGCGGAGCGGCACTTGGGGCTCCTCTTCCAGGTCGTGGAGGACGTGGCCGCCGAGTGCGCGGTCTACCGGCACTGGTGGGCCGAGCACCGGGTCGACGGGGTGCTCGTGGTGGATCCGCGCACCGACGACCCGCGGCCCGCGCTCCTGGACGAGCTGGGGCTGCCCGCCGTCGTGACGGGGGGCGTGCCCGATCCGGAGGCCGGGCACCCGGGGCTCTCGACGGTGTGGGCGGACGACGCGGGCGCGATGGCGTCGGTCGTCGGCCATCTGCACGCGCTCGGCCACCGCCGCATCGTGCACATCGCGGGCCTCGAAGGGCTCGCGCACACCGAGCGGCGCATCCGCACCCTGCGCGCGGAGGCGGCGGGCCGCGGCCTGTCCGGGGTGCGTTCGGTGACGACGGACTACTCCGACGCGGAGGGCGCCGCGGCGACCCGGCGCGTCCTGGAGGCCGCCGAGCCGCCGACGGCCCTGGTCTACGACAACGACGTGATGGCCGTGGCCGGTGTCGCCGCGGCGACCTCCCTGGGCTTCGCGGTCCCCGACGACCTCTCGGTCGTCGCCTGGGAGGACTCGGCGCTGTGCCGCATGGTCCACCCGTGGCTGACCGCGCTGTCCCGGGACACGGTGGCCTTCGGCAGGTCCGCGGCCAGGGAGCTGCTCGCCCTGCTCGACGACGGGCCCGCGGCGACGGTGCAGGTGCCGTTGCCGCGGCTCATCGAGCGGGAGAGCACCGGGCCCGTGCGGGGCTAA
- a CDS encoding ABC transporter substrate-binding protein yields MRISRIPRRAVAAGAVLAVLLPLSACGDGDEGGSTDASGKIEGKITFQTWNLKANFKPYFEGLVDEFEKKYPGTEVHWVDQPGEGYADKISADAAAGTLPDVVNVSPDLVAPLAKAGIAMDLDKAAGKYEKEYLPGAWKSHQIPGTEGTYAFPWYLNTGPLFYNKRLFKDAGLDADKPPKTYDQLFDDALKLAKKSDGKVATLANVPTIEDFGRYGVPLMDKEGTGFSFNDAKGVELLTKYKELYDAKALDGQALTATPESTGKKFLTEAVAMNPGSALDLEKFKKDAPTLYKNIGITPQISSTGKDNMYVMGVMVNARTKQTPAAVAFAHFVTDAQHQMEFAKKVAIFPSTQGSLDDPYFTKQDGKEETRVRVAAAKSIKTAVNYTPVLFSEQMKVELRNAVARALQGKESPKEALDNAVKNCDRLLKTS; encoded by the coding sequence GTGCGTATCTCCCGTATCCCCCGCAGAGCGGTCGCCGCAGGCGCCGTCCTCGCTGTCCTGCTGCCCCTGAGTGCCTGTGGCGACGGGGACGAGGGCGGTTCCACGGACGCGTCGGGCAAGATCGAAGGCAAGATCACCTTCCAGACCTGGAACCTGAAGGCCAACTTCAAGCCCTACTTCGAGGGCCTTGTCGACGAGTTCGAGAAGAAGTACCCCGGCACGGAGGTCCACTGGGTCGACCAGCCCGGCGAGGGCTACGCGGACAAGATCAGCGCCGACGCCGCCGCCGGCACGCTGCCCGACGTCGTGAACGTCTCGCCCGACCTGGTCGCCCCGCTCGCCAAGGCGGGCATCGCCATGGACCTCGACAAGGCCGCAGGGAAGTACGAGAAGGAGTACCTGCCCGGCGCCTGGAAGAGCCACCAGATACCCGGCACCGAGGGCACCTACGCCTTCCCCTGGTACCTGAACACCGGGCCGCTCTTCTACAACAAGCGCCTCTTCAAGGACGCGGGCCTGGACGCGGACAAGCCCCCGAAGACGTACGACCAGCTCTTCGACGACGCCCTGAAGCTCGCGAAGAAGAGCGACGGCAAGGTCGCCACGCTCGCCAACGTCCCCACCATCGAGGACTTCGGCCGCTACGGCGTGCCGCTGATGGACAAGGAAGGCACCGGCTTCTCCTTCAACGACGCCAAGGGCGTCGAACTCCTCACCAAGTACAAGGAGTTGTACGACGCCAAGGCGCTCGACGGGCAGGCGCTGACCGCGACGCCCGAGTCGACGGGCAAGAAGTTCCTCACCGAGGCCGTCGCCATGAACCCCGGCAGCGCGCTCGACCTGGAGAAGTTCAAGAAGGACGCGCCGACGCTCTACAAGAACATCGGCATCACCCCGCAGATCAGCAGCACCGGCAAGGACAACATGTACGTGATGGGCGTGATGGTGAACGCCCGCACCAAGCAGACGCCCGCCGCCGTCGCCTTCGCGCACTTCGTCACGGACGCCCAGCACCAGATGGAGTTCGCCAAGAAGGTCGCGATCTTCCCCAGCACCCAGGGCTCCCTGGACGACCCGTACTTCACCAAGCAGGACGGCAAGGAGGAGACGCGGGTCCGCGTCGCCGCCGCCAAGTCCATCAAGACCGCGGTGAACTACACGCCCGTGCTCTTCAGCGAGCAGATGAAGGTCGAGCTGCGCAACGCCGTCGCCCGCGCCCTGCAGGGCAAGGAGAGCCCCAAGGAAGCGCTCGACAACGCTGTCAAGAACTGTGACCGGTTGCTCAAGACCAGCTGA
- a CDS encoding carbohydrate ABC transporter permease — MKSPTATKAASSDISTAGPAPKGLRPDGRGGRRIRRQLPTSPWLFAAPGLVIVAVFILYPFLSTLNNAFTDKRTLIPGEYVGLANFRELLHDDMFWIGLRNSTLYVLVVVPALVLLPLLLAMLVQKHIPGITFFRSAFYTPVVASIVVVGLIWVWMLDERGLVNAVLEAVGVGKVGFLSDQWLLLFSAMAVTVWKGLGYYMIIYLAALANVPRELHEAAAVDGAGAVRRFFSVTVPAVRSTMVLVGALSSVAAFKVFSEVYLMAGPTGGPAGEDTTLVMLVQRVGTGLTGRVGYASAISVVVFVVTVALMLLVLRADRKEDA; from the coding sequence ATGAAGAGCCCCACCGCCACGAAGGCGGCCTCGTCCGACATCAGCACCGCCGGCCCCGCGCCCAAGGGGCTTCGCCCCGACGGGCGCGGCGGTCGCCGCATCCGACGACAACTGCCCACCAGTCCTTGGCTGTTCGCCGCGCCGGGGCTCGTCATCGTCGCCGTCTTCATCCTCTACCCGTTCCTCAGCACGCTCAACAACGCTTTCACGGACAAGCGCACGCTGATCCCCGGCGAGTACGTGGGCCTCGCCAATTTCCGTGAGCTGCTGCACGACGACATGTTCTGGATCGGCCTGCGCAACAGCACGCTGTACGTCCTCGTGGTCGTCCCCGCGCTCGTCCTGCTGCCCCTGCTGCTCGCGATGCTCGTCCAGAAGCACATCCCCGGCATCACCTTCTTCCGGTCCGCCTTCTACACCCCGGTGGTCGCCTCCATCGTGGTCGTCGGCCTGATCTGGGTGTGGATGCTCGACGAACGGGGCCTGGTCAACGCGGTGTTGGAGGCCGTGGGCGTCGGGAAGGTGGGCTTCCTCAGCGACCAGTGGCTGCTCCTGTTCAGCGCCATGGCCGTCACGGTCTGGAAGGGCCTCGGCTACTACATGATCATCTATCTCGCGGCGCTCGCCAACGTGCCGCGCGAGCTCCACGAGGCGGCCGCGGTCGACGGCGCGGGAGCGGTCCGCCGCTTCTTCAGTGTCACCGTGCCCGCCGTGCGCTCCACCATGGTCCTGGTCGGCGCGCTCTCCTCGGTCGCCGCCTTCAAGGTCTTCTCCGAGGTCTATCTGATGGCGGGCCCCACCGGCGGCCCCGCGGGCGAGGACACCACGCTCGTGATGCTGGTGCAGCGCGTCGGCACCGGCCTGACCGGACGGGTCGGCTACGCGTCGGCCATCTCGGTCGTCGTCTTCGTCGTCACCGTCGCACTGATGCTGCTCGTGCTGCGGGCGGACCGGAAGGAGGACGCGTGA
- a CDS encoding carbohydrate ABC transporter permease encodes MSATETTETTGTTAKSKPRRRPRVTDENGRRMPVWEIVLRYGLLLAVLALMIGPFLWQLSTSLKGPHENIFSSPPKFLPSDPTFHNYERVADTIPVWDYAFNSLKVAAANVVTNCVGATLAGYALARLRYRGRKAATIVFILAMLVPVEGIIIAQFTTMRELGLNNTLIGVLLPGCVSALNVLLMRNAFLNVPYEIEEAAFVDGANVWQRFLRIALPAVKGTLAVVAIFAFMGAWDDFLWPLIVLSDPDRFTLTIGLNYLHGTFANDERLVAAGTVIAVLPLIVLFACLQRYFFRGVGEGAVKG; translated from the coding sequence GTGAGCGCCACCGAGACCACAGAGACCACCGGGACCACGGCCAAGAGCAAGCCCCGGCGCAGGCCGCGCGTCACCGACGAGAACGGCCGCCGGATGCCGGTGTGGGAGATCGTCCTGCGCTACGGACTGCTGCTCGCCGTCCTCGCCCTGATGATCGGCCCCTTCCTGTGGCAGCTGTCCACGTCCCTGAAGGGCCCGCACGAGAACATCTTCAGCTCACCGCCGAAGTTCCTGCCCTCCGACCCGACCTTCCACAACTACGAGCGGGTCGCCGACACCATCCCGGTGTGGGACTACGCGTTCAACTCCCTGAAGGTGGCCGCGGCCAACGTCGTCACCAACTGCGTGGGCGCCACCCTCGCGGGCTACGCCCTGGCGCGCCTTCGCTACCGCGGCCGCAAGGCGGCCACGATCGTCTTCATCCTCGCGATGCTGGTGCCCGTCGAGGGCATCATCATCGCCCAGTTCACCACCATGCGTGAGCTCGGCCTCAACAACACCCTCATCGGCGTGCTGCTGCCCGGCTGCGTCTCCGCGCTCAACGTCCTGTTGATGCGCAACGCCTTCCTCAACGTGCCCTACGAGATCGAGGAAGCCGCGTTCGTGGACGGCGCGAACGTGTGGCAGCGGTTCCTGCGCATCGCGCTGCCCGCGGTCAAGGGCACCCTCGCGGTCGTCGCGATCTTCGCCTTCATGGGCGCCTGGGACGACTTCCTGTGGCCCCTGATCGTGCTCAGCGATCCGGACCGCTTCACGCTGACCATCGGCCTGAACTACCTGCACGGCACCTTCGCCAACGACGAACGGCTCGTCGCCGCGGGCACGGTCATCGCCGTGCTCCCGCTGATCGTCCTGTTCGCCTGCCTCCAGCGGTACTTCTTCCGCGGCGTCGGCGAGGGCGCGGTCAAGGGCTGA
- a CDS encoding glycoside hydrolase 5 family protein has product MLSSAPPSGTPRFGANYTPSQGWFHHWLDFDIDAVRTDLDAIAALGLDHIRVFPIWPYFQPNRTLIRPRAVEQLVALADAAAERGLDVNVDGLQGHLSSFDFLPAWTQTWHRRNIFSDPDVVSGQAEYLRTLAAALADRPNFIGMTIGNEINQFSAGPHPDPDRVTQEQAESWLRTVLAACEQGAPGKLHLHAEYDAAWYQDDQPFTPAQAARLGAVTAVHSWVFNGTAQRHGRTGAATRAHAAYMIELSKAWADDPRRPVWLQEVGAPAPLIPAEHAADFTESTIEAALDCQDVWGVTWWCSHDVSRDLADFPELEYSLGLLTNDGAVKPAGAAISRIVEEWRGRTYEPAVRTTAVVVDDAMSRRSECGPGGAVFEAFARLVADGVRPTTVLASRAADTEHLAARGIGEVVLPGDVG; this is encoded by the coding sequence TTGCTCTCCTCCGCACCGCCTTCGGGCACGCCGCGCTTCGGCGCCAACTACACGCCCAGCCAAGGGTGGTTCCACCACTGGCTCGACTTCGACATCGACGCCGTACGCACCGACCTCGACGCCATCGCCGCGCTCGGCCTTGACCACATCAGGGTCTTCCCGATCTGGCCGTACTTCCAGCCCAACCGCACCCTGATCCGCCCCCGCGCCGTCGAGCAGCTGGTCGCCCTCGCCGACGCGGCCGCCGAACGCGGGCTCGACGTCAACGTGGACGGACTCCAGGGGCACCTGTCCAGCTTCGACTTCCTGCCCGCCTGGACCCAGACCTGGCACCGGCGGAACATCTTCAGCGACCCGGACGTGGTGTCGGGGCAGGCCGAGTACCTGCGGACGCTCGCGGCGGCCCTCGCCGACCGGCCGAACTTCATCGGCATGACCATCGGCAACGAGATCAACCAGTTCTCGGCGGGCCCGCACCCCGACCCCGACCGCGTCACCCAGGAGCAGGCCGAGAGCTGGCTGCGCACCGTGCTCGCCGCGTGTGAGCAGGGCGCTCCCGGCAAGCTGCACCTGCACGCCGAGTACGACGCCGCCTGGTACCAGGACGACCAGCCCTTCACCCCGGCGCAGGCCGCGCGGCTCGGCGCGGTCACCGCCGTGCACTCCTGGGTGTTCAACGGCACGGCGCAGCGGCACGGTCGGACGGGTGCGGCCACCCGCGCCCACGCCGCGTACATGATCGAGCTCTCCAAGGCGTGGGCGGACGACCCCCGTCGCCCCGTCTGGCTCCAGGAGGTCGGGGCGCCCGCGCCGCTGATCCCCGCCGAGCACGCGGCCGACTTCACCGAGTCGACGATCGAGGCGGCGCTCGACTGCCAGGACGTGTGGGGTGTGACGTGGTGGTGCTCCCACGACGTCTCGCGCGACCTCGCGGATTTCCCCGAACTGGAGTACAGCCTCGGTCTGTTGACCAACGACGGCGCGGTGAAGCCTGCCGGTGCGGCGATCTCCCGGATCGTGGAGGAGTGGCGCGGGCGTACGTATGAGCCCGCGGTCCGGACGACTGCGGTGGTCGTGGACGACGCGATGTCGCGGCGCTCCGAGTGCGGGCCCGGTGGCGCGGTCTTCGAGGCGTTCGCCCGCCTCGTCGCGGACGGGGTCCGGCCGACGACCGTCCTGGCGAGCCGGGCCGCCGACACGGAGCATCTCGCTGCGCGGGGCATCGGCGAAGTGGTGCTGCCTGGGGATGTCGGGTAG
- a CDS encoding alpha-mannosidase → MHDDRTLVEARLKRVLDERIRPAVYPASVPLDVAVWNAPGEPVPVAEGLAAEPSPTAVGEKWGAPWGTSWFRVTGTVPKEWAGKTVEAILDLGFDENMPGFQCEGLVYRPDGTPVKGLNPRNQWVRVAAPAEGGEEVRLHVEAASNPVILDYHPFLPTQLGDKETAGSEPQYTLERMDLAVFDETVWQLVIDLEVLGELMQELPENSGRRYDIVRAVGRALDAVDLQDVNGSAAAARAQLAGVLATPAEPSAHRISAVGHAHIDSAWLWPLRETVRKVARTTSNMTALLEDEPDFVFAMSQAQQWAWIKEHRPEVWAKVKKAVADGRFVPTGGMWVESDTNMPGSEAMARQFVHGKRFFIDEFGVENDEAWLPDTFGFAAGLPQIIKAAGAKWLLTQKISWSQTNRFPHHTFNWEGIDGTRIFTHFPPVDTYNCSMKGSEIAHAAKNFKDKGVARHSLAPTGWGDGGGGTTREMIAKAARLKDLEGSATVQWETPAEFFEKAEAEYPNPPVWVGELYLELHRATLTSQAGTKQGNRRSEHLLREAELWAATAAVRSAEFAYPYEQLDRIWKTVLLHQFHDILPGSSIAWVHREARATYAALAQELTGIIDKAQRALAGEGTGALVFNSTPHTRDGVPAGGARPAAIEGQSAIASRADGGFVLDNGLLRVEIDARGLVVSAYDLVADRETVVPGGAANLPQLHADFPNMWDAWDVDEFYRNTVTDLTEADEVVAGEGASVRIVRTFGESRLTQVLSLEPGVQRLDIDTEVDWHETEKFLKLSFPLDIHAERYASETQFGHFYRATHTNTSWEAAKFEACNHRFVHMEEPGWGVALVNDSTYGHDVTRTVRADDSGTTTTVRVSLLRAPRFPDPETDQGVHRFRHALVPGAAIGDAVREGYRINLPERRVSGGSDVAPLVTVDDDAVVVTAVKLADDGGGDVVVRFHESRGGRAKATLTAGFPASSVAVTDLLERPLDGVAAPELADGAVSLTLRPFELVTLRFSRG, encoded by the coding sequence ATGCATGACGACCGCACCCTGGTCGAAGCCCGCCTCAAGCGCGTTCTGGACGAGCGCATCAGGCCCGCCGTGTATCCCGCGTCCGTGCCGCTCGACGTCGCCGTGTGGAACGCGCCCGGCGAACCCGTGCCGGTGGCCGAAGGGCTCGCCGCCGAGCCCTCGCCGACCGCCGTCGGGGAGAAGTGGGGCGCGCCCTGGGGCACCAGCTGGTTCCGGGTGACGGGGACCGTGCCGAAGGAGTGGGCGGGCAAGACCGTCGAGGCGATCCTCGACCTCGGCTTCGACGAGAACATGCCCGGCTTCCAGTGCGAGGGCCTCGTCTACCGCCCCGATGGCACCCCGGTGAAGGGCCTCAACCCGCGCAACCAGTGGGTGCGCGTCGCCGCCCCCGCCGAGGGCGGCGAGGAGGTGCGCCTGCACGTCGAGGCCGCGTCCAACCCCGTCATCCTCGACTACCACCCCTTCCTGCCCACCCAGCTCGGCGACAAGGAGACCGCGGGCAGCGAGCCCCAGTACACCCTTGAGCGCATGGACCTCGCCGTCTTCGACGAGACGGTGTGGCAGCTCGTCATCGACCTCGAAGTCCTCGGCGAGCTGATGCAGGAGCTGCCCGAGAACTCCGGGCGGCGCTACGACATCGTGCGCGCGGTCGGCCGTGCGCTCGACGCCGTCGACCTCCAGGACGTGAACGGTTCCGCGGCCGCCGCACGGGCCCAGCTGGCAGGCGTGCTCGCCACCCCCGCCGAGCCCTCCGCGCACCGCATCAGCGCCGTCGGGCACGCGCACATCGACTCCGCGTGGCTGTGGCCGCTGCGCGAGACGGTGCGCAAGGTGGCGCGGACGACGTCCAACATGACGGCGCTCCTGGAGGACGAGCCGGACTTCGTCTTCGCCATGTCCCAGGCGCAGCAGTGGGCGTGGATCAAGGAGCACAGGCCCGAGGTGTGGGCGAAGGTCAAGAAGGCCGTCGCCGACGGGCGGTTCGTGCCCACCGGTGGCATGTGGGTCGAGTCGGACACGAACATGCCGGGCTCGGAGGCGATGGCCCGTCAGTTCGTGCACGGCAAGCGGTTCTTCATCGACGAGTTCGGCGTGGAGAACGACGAGGCGTGGCTGCCCGACACCTTCGGCTTCGCCGCCGGTCTTCCGCAGATCATCAAGGCGGCGGGCGCCAAGTGGCTGCTCACGCAGAAGATCTCCTGGTCGCAGACCAACCGCTTCCCGCACCACACCTTCAACTGGGAAGGCATCGACGGCACCCGCATCTTCACGCACTTCCCGCCCGTCGACACCTACAACTGCTCGATGAAGGGCAGCGAGATCGCCCACGCGGCGAAGAACTTCAAGGACAAGGGCGTGGCCAGGCACTCCCTCGCGCCCACCGGCTGGGGCGACGGAGGCGGCGGCACCACCCGCGAGATGATCGCCAAGGCCGCGCGCCTGAAGGACCTCGAGGGCTCGGCGACCGTCCAGTGGGAGACGCCCGCGGAGTTCTTCGAGAAGGCCGAGGCCGAGTACCCCAACCCGCCGGTCTGGGTCGGCGAGCTGTACCTGGAGCTGCACCGCGCGACCCTCACCAGTCAGGCGGGCACCAAGCAGGGCAACCGGCGCAGCGAGCACCTGCTCCGCGAGGCGGAGCTGTGGGCCGCGACGGCCGCCGTCCGTTCCGCCGAATTCGCGTACCCCTACGAGCAGTTGGACCGCATCTGGAAGACGGTGCTGCTCCACCAGTTCCACGACATCCTGCCCGGCTCGTCCATCGCCTGGGTGCACCGCGAGGCCCGCGCGACGTACGCGGCGCTCGCGCAGGAGCTGACCGGCATCATCGACAAGGCGCAGCGCGCGCTGGCCGGTGAGGGCACGGGCGCCCTGGTCTTCAACTCCACTCCGCACACCCGTGACGGCGTGCCCGCGGGCGGCGCCCGCCCCGCCGCGATCGAAGGACAGTCCGCGATCGCGTCGCGCGCCGACGGCGGCTTCGTCCTGGACAACGGGCTGCTGCGGGTCGAGATCGACGCGCGCGGCCTGGTCGTCTCCGCGTACGACCTGGTGGCCGACCGGGAGACGGTCGTGCCCGGCGGGGCGGCGAACCTGCCGCAGCTCCACGCCGACTTCCCCAACATGTGGGACGCCTGGGACGTGGACGAGTTCTACCGCAACACCGTCACGGATCTCACCGAGGCCGACGAGGTCGTCGCCGGTGAGGGCGCGTCGGTCCGGATCGTGCGCACCTTCGGCGAGTCGCGCCTGACCCAGGTCCTCTCCCTGGAGCCCGGCGTCCAGCGGCTCGACATCGACACCGAGGTCGACTGGCACGAGACCGAGAAGTTCCTCAAGCTGTCCTTCCCGCTGGACATCCACGCGGAGCGGTACGCCTCGGAGACCCAGTTCGGGCACTTCTACCGCGCCACCCACACCAACACGAGCTGGGAGGCCGCCAAGTTCGAGGCGTGCAACCACCGCTTCGTGCACATGGAGGAGCCGGGCTGGGGCGTCGCGCTCGTCAACGACTCGACGTACGGCCACGACGTGACCCGCACGGTCCGCGCCGACGACTCCGGCACGACCACCACGGTCCGCGTCTCCCTCCTGCGCGCGCCGCGCTTCCCCGACCCCGAGACCGACCAGGGCGTGCACCGCTTCCGGCACGCGCTCGTGCCGGGCGCGGCCATCGGCGACGCGGTGCGCGAGGGCTACCGCATCAACCTGCCCGAGCGCCGGGTGAGCGGCGGCTCCGACGTCGCGCCGCTGGTCACGGTCGACGACGACGCCGTGGTCGTCACGGCGGTCAAGCTCGCCGACGACGGCGGCGGCGACGTGGTCGTGCGCTTCCACGAGTCGCGCGGCGGCCGCGCGAAGGCCACGCTGACGGCGGGCTTCCCGGCGTCTTCGGTCGCGGTGACCGACCTCCTGGAGCGTCCGCTCGACGGGGTGGCGGCACCCGAGCTCGCGGACGGCGCGGTGTCGCTGACGCTGCGCCCGTTCGAGCTGGTCACGCTGCGGTTCAGCCGGGGCTGA
- a CDS encoding FadR/GntR family transcriptional regulator, translating to MDQPEQLAPQKGTVTQRAIEQIKTMIGEGRLEPGQRLPTERDLAVQLGISRSSMREAIRALTVLGVLEARHGSGIYVTQLEAGDLLETFGVVADLSRGPRLVELLEVRRVLESTATALAAARISPDQLSDVEKHLEAMNATDDPEEILSHDLAFHRTIAFAAGNDTMAAILEGLSSRTFRARVWRGYQEEGAFERTRREHARIHRALVARDPEAARAAAAAHVGEVEEWLRAQLDG from the coding sequence GTGGACCAGCCAGAGCAGTTGGCCCCGCAGAAGGGCACCGTGACGCAACGGGCCATCGAGCAGATCAAGACCATGATCGGCGAGGGCCGTCTGGAGCCTGGTCAACGCCTGCCCACGGAACGGGACTTGGCGGTGCAACTGGGCATCTCACGCAGCTCGATGCGCGAGGCGATCCGCGCGCTGACGGTGCTCGGCGTCCTGGAGGCGCGGCACGGCTCCGGCATCTACGTCACACAGCTGGAGGCGGGCGACCTCCTGGAGACCTTCGGCGTGGTCGCCGACCTGTCCAGGGGACCCCGGCTCGTGGAACTGCTCGAAGTGCGGCGGGTCCTGGAGTCGACGGCCACGGCGCTCGCCGCCGCACGCATCTCGCCGGACCAACTATCCGACGTCGAGAAGCACTTGGAGGCGATGAACGCCACCGACGACCCGGAGGAGATCCTCTCCCACGACCTCGCCTTCCACCGCACGATCGCGTTCGCCGCGGGCAACGACACGATGGCCGCGATCCTGGAGGGCCTCTCCTCGCGCACGTTCCGCGCCCGGGTGTGGCGCGGCTACCAGGAGGAGGGCGCCTTCGAACGCACCCGCCGCGAGCACGCCCGCATCCACCGCGCCCTGGTCGCCCGCGACCCGGAGGCGGCACGGGCCGCGGCGGCGGCGCACGTGGGCGAGGTGGAGGAGTGGCTGCGGGCGCAGTTGGACGGATAG
- a CDS encoding sugar ABC transporter substrate-binding protein, with translation MAGRKVRNRPGRMGTSRAVRAAAVAACASLALTACGSTKDSAGSGGGGGEGKVGVILPLLTSPFWQSYNDYVPKMAKSEDVDAMKTVNSNSDPSQQITDINNQLNQNVKGLVVAPLDSAAISAGLDQAERKGVPVVAVDVAPEQGKVAMVVRANNVAYGEKACDYLGKQVKTGKVVQIMGDLASVNGRERSKAFRDCVKKKYPKLKALEIPAKWESDTAASKLDTLLNSDPDIKGIYMQAGGVYLAPTLQTLKSKEMLKKAGEKGHITVISNDGIPQEFDAIRKGQIDATVSQPADAYAKYGMYYIKAAMNGKKFKPGPTDHDSEIVKLPSGILEDQLPAPLVTKENVDDSKLWGNAVK, from the coding sequence ATGGCTGGCAGGAAAGTGCGCAACAGGCCCGGCAGGATGGGGACTTCACGGGCGGTGCGGGCCGCGGCCGTGGCCGCCTGCGCGTCCCTCGCGCTCACCGCGTGCGGCAGCACGAAGGACTCCGCGGGGTCCGGCGGCGGAGGCGGCGAGGGCAAGGTCGGGGTGATCCTGCCGCTGCTGACCTCCCCGTTCTGGCAGTCCTACAACGACTACGTGCCGAAGATGGCGAAGTCCGAGGACGTCGACGCGATGAAGACCGTCAACTCCAACAGCGACCCCTCGCAGCAGATCACGGACATCAACAACCAGCTGAACCAGAACGTGAAGGGCCTCGTCGTCGCCCCGCTCGACAGCGCCGCGATATCCGCCGGACTCGACCAGGCCGAGCGTAAGGGCGTGCCCGTGGTCGCCGTCGACGTCGCGCCCGAGCAGGGCAAGGTCGCCATGGTCGTCCGCGCGAACAACGTCGCGTACGGCGAGAAGGCCTGTGACTACCTCGGCAAGCAGGTCAAGACCGGCAAGGTCGTGCAGATCATGGGCGATCTGGCGTCCGTCAACGGCCGGGAGCGCTCCAAGGCGTTCCGCGACTGCGTGAAGAAGAAGTACCCGAAGCTGAAGGCCCTGGAGATCCCCGCCAAGTGGGAGTCCGACACGGCCGCGTCCAAGCTCGACACGCTCCTCAACTCCGACCCCGACATCAAGGGCATCTACATGCAGGCGGGTGGCGTCTATCTCGCGCCCACCCTCCAGACCCTCAAGTCCAAGGAGATGCTCAAGAAGGCGGGGGAGAAGGGGCACATCACCGTCATCTCCAACGACGGCATCCCGCAGGAGTTCGACGCGATCCGCAAGGGACAGATCGACGCGACCGTCTCGCAGCCCGCCGACGCCTACGCCAAGTACGGCATGTACTACATCAAGGCCGCGATGAACGGGAAGAAGTTCAAGCCGGGTCCGACCGACCACGACTCCGAGATCGTCAAGCTGCCCAGCGGCATCCTGGAGGACCAGCTGCCCGCCCCGCTGGTCACCAAGGAGAACGTCGACGACTCCAAGCTGTGGGGCAACGCGGTCAAATGA